In Drosophila santomea strain STO CAGO 1482 chromosome 3L, Prin_Dsan_1.1, whole genome shotgun sequence, a single window of DNA contains:
- the LOC120447462 gene encoding G patch domain-containing protein 1 homolog — translation MDEEEHLHRFGTPLPALEKDVVPAKKPVAIEDQIVKDENGKRRFHGAFTGGFSAGFWNTVGSQEGWTPQTFKSSRVERAESRAQLKPEDFMDQEDLGEFGIAPQGIRTRDEFAKEDEQEQRSGQRRRKLMQPELGVGPIPGLPVLEQLLRPVRDKVAVRILKSMGWKPGQGVGPRQTRKEKRQATARNSKEQYLLEHYGAEGLPSHKETNEEDSNTEDEDDEDITFAPDDYEPIFYTPKENRFGMSYSGLNRDPILSKSSSSSAKPMQHINLFGEMEAQANKKQLSIRGQAFGVGAFEEEDEDIYARDDMTRYDFSLADKKPKQKKQQHVQQRHVIDGFGEDKSAAVLQKPYAIDLPRDFQPRNWLQRRSRFAPMDKERAKKLETASEYKRSGLGRHDLNPDQRAQLLGEQKKEDKTAEEQPKRNPFKDRGKSLLERINARTEGFTKGGVITESGEEQQTEVGKEVKDANAAIQEKAALKTKDLPPAINFSGAFKPFLADEAKQLRYEKFVSSKLTDDKEVTEFLASMQPVSLSLWDREMEKKEFIQAAKIYRPLDGLMNDRFVSEANVQAEKVREQEKPPEERKIVMERTKTMWKPTALLCKRYNIAEPFGGAMLEPEKELKTKPKISVFDYLETSVNTKANFQTPSIIPKHIEKPKPKEVEPPPSPPPAPPPEAKIQDKPTSKEEPSKLTFVPKTPLEQAVDASRNKPISEKVDLFKSIFEDSDEEETVEKAPENAAQDKLAALQEALGLPITSTTSAAAQNVLRNTSPPRGIFASLFKPKEDDAAKEPAPPKFAPIEGNKLKIAYKSREERLRNDKELAMAEVAPEDIYGPKLPTALPQKPSAPEIQAEANIDARLQQLWQQHAPKKRKAEKWVEKTSTFSSEDSDASSSDDSSSSDSSGGKGKRSKLSKAKKSHKSSSSSSKKSKKSKLSSKKKSKKSEKSKHKAKKKKSKH, via the exons ATGGACGAGGAGGAGCATTTACACCGATTCGGAACTCCACTGCCGGCCTTGGAGAAGG ATGTTGTGCCTGCTAAAAAGCCTGTGGCCATCGAGGATCAAATTGTGAAGGATGAAAATGGAAAGCGGAGATTCCATGGAGCCTTCACCGGCGGCTTCAGTGCGGGCTTCTGGAACACGGTGGGCTCACAGGAGGGCTGGACGCCGCAGACCTTTAAGAGCTCGCGGGTCGAGCGTGCGGAGTCAAGGGCTCAGCTGAAACCGGAAGACTTTATGGACCAGGAGGATCTGGGCGAGTTTGGCATCGCACCGCAAGGCATTCGCACGCGCGATGAGTTCGCCAAGGAGGACGAGCAGGAGCAGCGTTCTGGCCAAAGGCGCCGCAAGCTAATGCAACCTGAGTTGGGTGTCGGACCCATACCAGGTCTTCCAGTGCTAGAGCAACTGCTACGACCAGTCCGAGATAAGGTGGCCGTTCGAATACTTAAGAGCATGGGCTGGAAACCTGGCCAAGGTGTGGGCCCACGGCAAACTCGAAAGGAGAAGCGACAGGCCACGGCCAGGAATTCCAAGGAGCAGTATCTTTTGGAGCACTACGGCGCGGAAGGATTACCTTCCCATAAAGAGACAAATGAAGAAGATAGCAATACTGAGGACGAAGATGATGAAGATATTACATTTGCTCCGGACGACTACGAGCCCATCTTTTACACCCCCAAGGAGAATCGCTTTGGTATGAGCTACTCCGGTCTCAACCGCGACCCCATCCTGTCCAAATCGTCCTCTTCTTCTGCTAAGCCTATGCAACACATCAATCTCTTTGGTGAGATGGAGGCGCAGGCTAACAAAAAGCAACTATCCATACGGGGTCAAGCCTTCGGAGTGGGAGCCTTTGAAGAAGAGGACGAGGATATTTATGCCCGCGATGATATGACCCGCTACGATTTCTCGCTGGCGGACAAGAAACCGAAGcaaaaaaagcagcaacatGTCCAGCAGCGCCATGTCATCGATGGTTTCGGTGAGGACAAGTCGGCGGCGGTGCTGCAGAAGCCTTATGCCATTGATTTGCCTAGGGATTTTCAGCCCAGGAACTGGCTGCAGCGAAGAAGCCGCTTTGCACCAATGGACAAAGAAAGGGCCAAGAAACTGGAGACAGCCTCTGAGTACAAACGGTCTGGTCTGGGAAGGCACGATCTGAATCCCGATCAACGTGCACAGCTCCTGGGTGAGCAAAAAAAAGAGGACAAGACTGCGGAGGAGCAGCCTAAACGGAATCCCTTTAAGGATCGTGGTAAATCCTTACTGGAACGCATTAATGCCAGGACCGAGGGCTTTACCAAGGGCGGAGTGATCACCGAAAGCGGCGAGGAGCAGCAAACTGAAGTGGGAAAGGAAGTAAAGGATGCAAATGCCGCCATACAAGAGAAAGCAGCCCTTAAGACGAAGGATTTGC cTCCCGCGATAAATTTTTCAGGCGCTTTTAAGCCTTTTCTAGCTGATGAAGCTAAACAGCTGCGATATGAAAAATTCGTATCCTCAAAGCTTACAGATGACAAGGAAGTAACCGAGTTCCTGGCCAGCATGCAACCGGTTTCACTATCTCTGTGGGATAGGGAGATGGAGAAAAAGGAGTTTATCCaggcggcaaaaatatatcgTCCATTAGATGGCCTCATGAACGACAGGTTCGTTTCGGAAGCCAATGTTCAAGCAGAGAAAGTAAGGGAGCAAGAAAAGCCGCCGGAGGAGCGAAAGATCGTGATGGAGCGAACCAAGACTATGTGGAAACCCACGGCACTGCTGTGCAAGCGGTACAATATTGCGGAGCCCTTTGGAGGTGCCATGCTAGAACCAGAAAAGGAGCTGAAGACCAAGCCGAAGATTTCAGTATTCGATTATCTGGAGACGTCCGTCAACACGAAAGCAAACTTCCAAACCCCCTCTATTATTCCCAAGCACATCGAAAAACCAAAGCCGAAAGAAGTAGAGCCACCACCATCTccacctccagctcctccgccAGAAGCTAAGATACAGGATAAACCTACTTCAAAAGAAGAGCCGTCTAAGCTTACTTTCGTGCCAAAAACTCCCTTGGAGCAGGCAGTGGATGCATCACGCAACAAACCCATCTCAGAGAAAGTGGACCTGTTCAAGAGCATCTTCGAGGACAGCGACGAGGAGGAGACGGTTGAAAAAGCGCCCGAGAATGCAGCGCAGGATAAATTAGCTGCCCTGCAAGAGGCTCTGGGCTTACCCATAACATCGACCACCTCAGCTGCCGCACAAAATGTCCTGAGAAACACTTCGCCACCCAGAGGCATCTTTGCATCCTTATTTAAGCCTAAGGAAGACGATGCTGCCAAAGAGCCAGCACCGCCCAAGTTTGCTCCCATCGAGGGAAACAAGTTGAAAATCGCCTACAAATCTCGAGAGGAGCGTCTGAGAAACGATAAAGAGTTGGCAATGGCTGAGGTGGCGCCCGAGGATATTTACGGACCAAAGTTGCCAACAGCACTGCCTCAGAAGCCGTCTGCTCCAGAGATTCAGGCCGAGGCCAATATTGATGCCAGACTTCAGCAGCTTTGGCAGCAGCACGCGcccaaaaagcgaaaagccGAAAAGTGGGTGGAGAAGACAAGCACCTTCAGCAGCGAAGACAGCGATGCTAGTTCTAGTGACGACTCCTCATCCTCCGATTCTTCTGGTGGCAAGGGCAAGCGATCCAAACTCAGCAAAGCCAAGAAGTCGCACAAGAGCTCGAGCTCGAGCTCGAAAAAGTCCAAGAAATCAAAACTGAGCTCcaagaaaaaatcaaaaaagagCGAAAAATCCAAGCACAAGGccaagaagaagaaaagcaAACACTGA
- the LOC120448122 gene encoding dynactin subunit 1, whose amino-acid sequence MSEKNLKVGARVELTGKDLLGTVAYVGMTSFAVGKWVGVVLDEPKGKNSGSIKGQQYFQCDENCGMFVRPTQLRLLEAAPGSRRSIEDVSGATPTAAQPTKARLSSSRTSLSSSRQSLLGSRTQLTTSLSERTASSSSIGPRKSLAPQSSKDKESSSTSLAEGAPAPSGGNGAASHASSKRASFVETGFLEILKPQFTPSQPLRSPSFTMPSNSGAEDKIALLEAQKTSAELQAQLADLTEKLETLKQRRNEDKERLREFDKMKIQFEQLQEFRTKIMAAQASLQKELQRAKQEAKDAIEAKEQHAQEMADLADNVEMITLDKEMAEEKADTLQLELESSKERIEELQVDLELLRSEMQNKAESAIGNISGGGDSPGLSTYEFKQLEQQNIRLKETLVRLRDLSAHDKHDIQKLSKELEMKRSEVAELERTKEKLSAKIDELEAIVADLQEQVDAALGAEEMVEQLAEKKMELEDKVKLLEEEIAQLEALEEVHEQLVESNHELELDLREELDLANGAKKEVLRERDAAIETIYDRDQTIIKFRELVQKLNDQLTDLRDRNSSNEKESLQDPSLKMVTETIDYKQMFAESKAYTRAIDVQLRQIELSQANEHVQMLTAFMPESFMTRGGDHDSILVILLISRIVFKCGIVVSQTRERFPPVDAITREAVTQGHAVQQYAFKCRLLHYVHSLQCALHQILYGLNSCQPDTLLRAGSSLPEMVAQEKIVDGIIELLKSNQLDENSTTDNIEKCVAFFNAMNSVLLAGEQLLNEIQMIRDCVASLGAACESILSDTAIAKVIIQEAGATSDSVLLIQFLNENMESVRQQVKLIKRRLPSDQHVIKSGLSQHKVEAMRGLAQNISRIMSTMHQATKQSLAAIVSTIESDNAAEHTLPQEKYWALLTASCERIYEQDDRGPTQNFKTLLAQANSDLQQIAQHLLDKEYEIISAANNAGGQQKSGAHSTPITQRAQLIKKQLEQKNVLAATLENREADVKQLKLAAKMKQNELSEMQIRKDLAEKKLSVLQNEYEHAVDKWKQQYEETRLQLQQKEKEFEETMDHLQSDIDALESEKSDLRDKLKLNTSTGKVQSGSESHSPHNLSLTGTTSTAPGNSNVSYSAPAGTAPVVAEEVELLKNAFNQERNERLRLQAQDMRAKLSQFEPLYVPQPQDQRITALESELTRMKHAWVLSLLQVRSQDSVNAGTRIDAVALQRRNQPVPLKGEISSKASQLASDILTEYLQRKPHRAAHGQFASFPTVDVKRVLQI is encoded by the exons ATGTCCGAGAAGAACCTGAAAGTGGGCGCCCGCGTCGAGCTGACCGGCAAGGATCTGCTTGGCACGGTTGCCTACGTGGGAATGACCAGCTTCGCCGTCGGCAAGTGGGTGGGCGTCGTGCTGGACGAGCCGAAGGGCAAAAACAGCGGCTCCATCAAGGGCCAGCAGTACTTCCAGTGCGATGAGAACTGCGGCATGTTCGTGCGACCCACGCAGCTGCGTCTGCTGGAGGCTGCTCCCGGCAGCAGGCGCAGCATCGAGGATGTTAGCGGGGCTACGCCCACGGCTGCCCAACCCACAAAGGCGCGGCTGAGCAGCTCTCGCACCTCGCTCTCCTCCAGTCGCCAATCGCTGCTGGGTTCTCGCACCCAGTTGACCACTTCTCTGAGTGAACGCACTGCCTCCAGCAGCAGTATTGGCCCTAGGAAATCCTTGGCACCGCAAAGCAGCAAGGATAAGGAGTCCTCCAGCACTTCATTGGCCGAAGGAGCACCAGCACCCAGCGGTGGCAACGGAGCCGCTTCGCATGCCTCCTCCAAACGGGCTTCCTTCGTGGAGACGGGCTTCCTTGAAATATTAAAGCCGCAGTTCACGCCTTCCCAGCCACTGCGTTCGCCCTCTTTCACCATGCCCTCCAACTCCGGTGCTGAAGACAAGATCGCCCTGCTGGAGGCACAGAAAACGAGCGCCGAGCTGCAGGCTCAGCTGGCTGATCTCACTGAGAAGCTGGAAACCTTAAAGCAGCGCAGGAACGAGGATAAGGAAAGGCTGCGGGAGTTCGACAAGATGAAGATTCAGTTTGAGCAGCTTCAAGAGTTTCGAACAAAAATCATGGCTGCTCAGGCTTCGCTGCAGAAGGAGTTACAGCGCGCCAAGCAGGAGGCCAAGGATGCAATCGAGGCCAAGGAGCAGCACGCTCAGGAAATGGCAGATCTTGCGGACAATGTGGAGATGATCACCCTCGACAAGGAGATGGCCGAGGAGAAGGCCGACAcgctgcagctggagctggagtcgTCCAAGGAGCGTATTGAAGAGTTGCAGGTCGATCTGGAGCTCTTACGCTCGGAGATGCAAAACAAGGCCGAATCCGCCATCGGTAATATCTCCGGCGGTGGTGATTCGCCGGGTCTCTCTACTTATGAATTCAAGCAATTGGAGCAGCAGAACATTCGTCTGAAGGAAACACTGGTGCGTCTGAGGGATCTCTCTGCCCACGATAAGCACGACATTCAAAAGTTGAGCAAGGAGTTGGAGATGAAACGCTCTGAAGTTGCAGAATTGGAACGCACCAAGGAGAAACTCAGTGCCAAGATTGATGAACTGGAGGCCATAGTCGCCGACTTGCAG GAACAAGTCGATGCTGCACTTGGTGCCGAGGAAATGGTGGAGCAGCTGGCCGAAAAGAAAATGGAGCTGGAGGACAAAGTAAAACTGCTCGAGGAGGAAATCGCCCAATTGGAGGCCCTGGAGGAAGTGCACGAGCAGCTGGTGGAGAGTAACCACGAACTGGAGCTGGATCTGCGCGAGGAATTGGACCTGGCCAATGGGGCCAAAAAGGAGGTGCTGCGAGAACGAGATGCTGCCATCGAAACAATCTATGATCGCGATCAAACCATCATTAAGTTTAGGGAACTGGTACAGAAGCTGAACGATCAACTAACTGATTTGAGGGATCGGAATTCCAGCAACGAAAAGGAATCGCTGCAGGATCCCAGCTTGAAAATGGTCACCGAAACCATCGACTACAAACAGATGTTCGCCGAATCCAAGGCTTACACTCGCGCCATCGACGTTCAATTACGCCAGATTGAGCTGAGTCAGGCCAATGAGCATGTCCAGATGCTTACCGCCTTCATGCCTGAGTCATTCATGACTCGCGGTGGCGATCACGATTCTATCCTTGTGATTCTACTCATTTCACGCATTGTCTTTAAGTGCGGCATTGTCGTTTCGCAAACGAGAGAGCGTTTCCCACCAGTGGATGCGATTACCAGGGAGGCGGTGACCCAAGGCCATGCCGTCCAGCAGTATGCCTTCAAGTGCCGCCTGTTGCACTACGTCCACAGCCTGCAGTGTGCCCTTCACCAGATCCTCTACGGACTCAACAGCTGTCAACCGGACACGCTCCTGAGAGCTGGAAGTTCCCTGCCCGAAATGGTGGCCCAAGAAAAGATAGTAGACGGTATAATCGAACTGCTGAAATCCAACCAGCTGGACGAAAACAGTACCACGGATAATATTGAGAAATGCGTGGCCTTCTTTAATGCCATGAACTCCGTTCTTTTAGCCGGTGAACAGCTCCTCAATGAGATTCAAATGATCCGGGACTGTGTGGCCTCCTTGGGAGCAGCTTGTGAGAGCATTCTCAGCGACACGGCCATTGCAAAGGTGATTATTCAGGAAGCGGGCGCCACCAGCGACTCGGTGCTGCTGATCCAGTTCCTAAACGAGAACATGGAAAGCGTGCGGCAGCAAGTTAAGCTGATCAAGCGCCGCTTGCCCAGCGATCAGCACGTGATCAAGAGCGGTCTATCACAGCACAAGGTGGAGGCGATGCGCGGTCTTGCCCAGAACATCAGCCGCATCATGTCAACGATGCACCAGGCCACCAAGCAGTCGCTCGCCGCCATTGTCTCCACCATCGAGAGCGACAATGCAGCGGAGCACACTTTGCCCCAGGAGAAGTACTGGGCCCTGCTCACCGCCTCCTGCGAGCGCATTTACGAACAGGATGACCGCGGACCGACGCAGAACTTCAAGACCTTGCTGGCGCAAGCGAACTCCGATCTTCAGCAAATTGCCCAACATCTTCTGGACAAGGAGTACGAAATCATTTCTGCAGCCAATAATGCCGGTGGTCAGCAGAAATCGGGTGCGCACAGCACGCCAATCACTCAGAGGGCGCAGTTGATCAAGAAACAACTGGAGCAGAAGAATGTGCTGGCCGCCACGCTGGAAAATCGCGAGGCGGACGTCAAACAGCTGAAGCTGGCAGCCAAAATGAAGCAGAACGAGCTGAGCGAGATGCAGATCCGAAAGGATCTAGCGGAGAAGAAGCTAAGCGTGCTGCAAAACGAGTACGAGCACGCAGTCGACAAGTGGAAACAGCAGTACGAGGAAACCCgcttgcagttgcagcagaaggagaaggagtTCGAGGAGACGATGGACCACCTGCAAAGCGATATCGATGCCCTGGAGAGCGAGAAGAGCGATCTGCGCGACAAGCTGAAGCTGAACACGTCTACTGGCAAGGTTCAGTCCGGCTCGGAATCCCACTCCCCGCACAACCTTTCCCTCACTGGCACCACGTCCACCGCTCCGGGCAACAGCAATGTATCCTACTCTGCTCCTGCGGGCACTGCTCCAGTGGTGGCCGAGGAAGTGGAGTTGCTGAAGAACGCCTTCAACCAGGAGCGCAACGAACGACTGCGCCTGCAGGCACAGGATATGCGCGCCAAGTTGTCCCAGTTTGAACCGCTGTATGTGCCTCAGCCTCAGGATCAGCGCATCACCGCCTTGGAATCCGAGCTGACCAGGATGAAGCACGCCTGGGtgttgtcgctgctgcagGTGCGCTCCCAGGATTCAGTGAATGCCGGCACACGTATCGACGCCGTGGCACTCCAAAGGCGCAACCAGCCAGTTCCACTCAAGGGCGAGATCAGCTCGAAGGCCTCCCAGCTGGCCTCCGACATCCTGACGGAGTATCTGCAACGGAAACCTCATCGTGCGGCTCATGGACAGTTCGCCTCCTTTCCCACCGTCGATGTGAAGCGCGTGCTGCAAATCTAA